One Gossypium arboreum isolate Shixiya-1 chromosome 13, ASM2569848v2, whole genome shotgun sequence genomic window, GAAGGCCTGAAAACTTTGACGACTTGCCATTTTATTTATTCACCTTGGAATGCCCAAGGCTGCTTAGACAATGTTGTTGATGGAGATGTAAGACAGAGTTTATATAGAGGACGAATGGGATGTTGGGTTATTGTTTTAGTTACCGAAAAGATTGCTGGTTCACATATAATTAGGAGTTCCGGTAATTTTACAGGTGAAACGTATCGCATGTATATAGATATAAATGCAACCACCACTCGACCGAGATTGAATTGTACTTCTACCCTTTGTTTATAATAGGTAAAATTCTGGTTTTGGTCCTCctactatttttaaaattctagATTTAGTTTCTAGGCTTCAATTTAGTATAATTTGGTcattcttttttatattatattattaatttgttcAATTTTTAGCATTGTTAATTATACTAATTAAGATTAATACTTTTTACTTGAATTAAactaatatattaaatgtaatttattttcaaatgatAATTGAATCATGCTTAGTATTTGGTGAATATAATTATTTTgcttaaaatatgtcataagttttacatttttttgtaaatttagaatttaattttgcACTTTTATTTCTAGAACTTTAGTACCTCTACtttttgattttaaaatttaagtatttaTACAGTTAGAATTATTTTGTTGAACATTATTTTTATTGGTTACATAGCCACCGAACaagtactttttatttaaaatattgcaccaataaatttaataaaaatatttgtatagTGTTAACAAATAGatctaaatttaaaattgaaaaattataatgactaaatttcaaatttattaagAGAAAAAGCCGATAGCATATTTTAACCAATTGCTTTCTACTTGTTAACCTTAAAaacttttgatatttttgaacTCTTAATCTTTTTTGTAATATGTTATTTTTTTGTGAATTATAATAATAGGACAAAATGCAAACAACCAATGCGACTAGCGTGACTCAAATACAGGCCACACTTAGGGCAATAAATACTCTTAACCATTAACCCATCACATGAGGTTCaataataatatgttattttattattaattaattgtatataaaatatatgtactgACCTTACATCAAATATTCTTTTACATATTCTAATATGTTATAACTCTggattttatgataaattttatttttctttatttttatgatttagatatattatacaatattcaaaacTTTAGTTAGATGTTATAGTTTTTAGTTAAGTTTAAAAATATACTTTTAATTGGATCAATTTTTaagtataaattattttatatcatttcgatttttgaatttgtaataattttaagttcaaatcatttaaatttgaaagtcaaatcttttcaaatttaattatcttaaactaaaattaatttaatttttaattattttaaaatttaaattaaacaagttgaaattacttatttaaataacttaaattaattgaataagttttggGTTCGTGTCAAGATAAGAATAATCATGTCGACAAAATTAAAAACATAGAATTTGATATTTTTTGTGTCATGCGACTTCaacaattatttttttaaattcctaaaattatataatatttttaaaattttagaaaattcaaaaataatttaaaattttagaaaatattaaaattataaatttcttccctgataattttaaaatattataattttttgaattaaaaattaattctgACATGACATATCGTAAACGGTCATGTACATGCCATGTTAGCAAAGTTAATATCTCGCTAATTTTTCCTCCATTTCGTGTTTTTCCTCCGTCTTTCTATTATACTTAAATTTAGAATTCAGTCactatatttaatataatataatataatattttattttgataatgttattaattagtcAAATAGTTAAAAatagttttcgatttagtcttaattttattaaaataattgatGTTGCAACAACTTGAAGGACGTGGGTTCatgtataatatttttaattaaggaTTACGGTCATGGGCGTTTAAGTATTgcattaaaagtaaaaatttaacaATAGTTAACGATATTAATTATTTGaactaattaataacataataataaaaactaaattatattaaattaacgtataaatattaaatttaactaaactatATTAAATTAacgtataaatattaaattataaatttatgtataatagaaggattgaaacaaaattttacagagaaaataaatatcaaaatgaaagaaaaaaacctCCAAATTTATTATTTGGTTAGAGGCTAATTGATATTCGAGAGAAATATTACCACggattaatatattatttgataCATAGGTTTGATTTTAAGATTTATTTTGTTACTTAAGCATTTTTTTCTTATGTATTTGATTTTGGTTTAAATGTTCACTTTGGTACTTAAGATtggttttaatatttaatttagaacTTAAATTTTTTCTCTTCCAATTAAGTACCTATGTATTTTATTAGAGCACACATGTTAGAGCACACATGTTAATCATTCATTGGGCCACATGATACTTTTGATTTAGGTACTGAACTGAACATCAAAGGAAAGCTCAAgtactaaattgagaaaaaaaattcaaatactaaATTGAACATTAAAGCCAAACTTAAGCATCAAATGGTATATTAACCCTATATAACGCTACTATTCATAGCTGATTATAATCTCCATattcattttcaaatttatttaGTTAAAAACAAATTCCAGATGCTCTAATTTTCTTGTCTgttattattttctttctttttcgttCGTGACTAATTCCATATTAAACCCTGCTGAAGCTAATcgaagaaaaaaaattcaaattattttCCGGTGATTATTTATTTTTCTCCATGTTAAGAAAGAATTGAAAATTCTTGAAAATCAAGGAATCGAATTCCGCGAATTGGAAAGAAAAATTGgagggagaaaaaaaaaagatcgaAAGAAAAACTGGAAAATGAAATCGATGGAGACGATACAGGATCTGATCGAAGATGCCAAAGTACGGACGGTCTGGTGGGCGTTGGCTACGTTTGTCGTAACTTACTCCTTGACTCGTAAGTTAATTAATATGATTCCAAGAATAATTATTTGCTCCGTgttagtttttttctttttagctTTTTGAATTTGTTGTTTAAATTGTTTGTTGTGGCGAATGCTTTATTTTTACTTCGCATGGATGCTTTATTTTCCTAGAATTGTTTCTTCTTGAAGCTTTATGGACAATTCCCGTTTAATTGGAACCAAATTTAACTCTGGATTTTCAGTTTCTATTAATTGGTTCATCTAGGGTTTTATATTAGTATCTTACGTTAGTGTGGTTTAATTTCTGCTATTAGGAATTGATCGTAAGTGATTTTTGAACTTTTACGAGTTTTTTTTCCCTGTGTTTTCTGCTTTTGTTAATGGATGTAGATACAAGTACATCGATGTGGATGAATTTACCTATAGCAATTCTTATTGTTGCTGGATTGCGAATTTTGAGTAATGAGGTTGAGTTCAAATGGAAAGTTAAATCAGTTCGTGTTCTGAGTTATTTGTCTCACTTGGAGAAGAAACAGTTGTCCGTGAATGATTCCCGTCTTTCCAGCTCACCACCTCCGCTCAAGTGGAAGCGGAAAATTGATTCTCCTATGGTGGAGGCCGCTCTCAATGAGCTTATTGATAAAATACTTAGGGATTTTGTTGTGGATTTGTGGTATTCGGAGATTACTCCAGATAGAGAGGCACCTGAGTTGATGCGAGATGTAATTTTGGATGCTATTGGTGAAATATCAGGAAGGGCGAAAGAGATAAACCTTGTTGATTTGCTAACTCGGTAGGGTTTTAGTAAGAGAAGGATTGTCAAATTGTAAATATGTTCAAAAGGTTTTAAAGCTCAAAGATTTCAAACAGTTGTCTAATTTTTCAGGGATATAGTTGATTTGATAGGAGATCACTTGGACCTTTTTAGAAGAAACCAAGCTGCAATAGGTGTTGATGTTATGGTAACATTGTCATCTGAAGAAAGGGATGAAAGACTGAAACACCATCTTATGGTTTCTGAAGAGCTTCATCCTGCACTGATTTCACCAGAGAGTGAGTACAAGGTGTGAGTGGAGTGTTCCGATGAAAACATAATTTGCCTTTGCATTTTGCTGTTTGCTTTTGTTTTATATCCTTACACTTTCATCTTTCAGGTTATTCAACGGCTTATTGGTGGAGTTTTAGCAGTAGTATTAAGACCACGAGAAGCTCAATGTCCTTTGGTTCGAACTATTGCTCGTGAGATTGTTACTTGCCTGGTTGTGCAACCTCTTTTGAATTTGGCAAACCCTGGGTAGGTTATTGAGCAATGGTTTGTTGTTTGTTTAAGTTTAAGGTAGCGAAGAATGTAGTTAATACTTCAGTTAAGACTATAGTTCTGTTTAGCAAGTTAGCCTAAACTTTTAGGTTAACAATATTGACAGTTTCTTTCCACATGTATTCTTATGTAGTCTTTATTTGATTTTTAGAAAGAGTGGAACAGTTAGAATACAGACCATCCTACATGGAATGACATTATGGAACTAGAGTGGTTTCTTGGTTAGAATCTTGCTCTTGCTCCCTGTAGGTAAAAGAAGGGAGTGTGTTTAAAATTAAAAGGTTATTCATGATTTTCCATTTGCCCTTGGTATAAGATTTGATGCTTGCATTAAGAAATGCtttattcttttttctttccaATTATGTTTTGTTGTCAGGTGTATCAATGAAGTAATTGAATATGTTCTACTTGCCATTAATGATGGTATGATTAAGGTGGTGGAAGGTTTTGATCAGTCTTCAGTTGAAATCCGTGGTGATGACTCTTCCTCATGCAAAATTGCGTCCTTTAATAGTCAGGGAACTGATTTGACATTGGCTAGACTTGATGATCAGAAAGAAACATATTCAGATTCTAACAGATGCGAGGAAGAATCAGTGCAGCCTCGACCAGCTGACTGGGCTCGAAAATTAGAGGCAGCAACCCAGAGAAGAACTGAAGTTCTTGCCCCTGAAAATCTTGAAAACATGTGGACAAAAGGAAGAAACTACAAAAAGGAGGAGAAAAAATATGTAAACGCAAGATTTCAAGAAGCTATTCCTAGGGGTTCTGTGACAAAGAGTGCTGTGTTGACAGGGTATCCAGGAAGTGAAATCTCTACCAACAATGTTGGAACTTCTACAGGAAGTGAAGAGAAACTTGTGATGCAGACAATGCCCGGTTTAAATCTTGATGCTCAATTATTTGATGGTAACACAGCAGGCACACAGTTGGCCTCGGAATTCAACAACTCATCGTCATTTGGAGGAGATCATCATATTAACAATTTTAATGATGCTAGTGAGCAATCTGCTGACGGAAATAAAAGTAGGCTTAAGAGATCCAGTAGTAGCTCCGATTTGAATGTTGAACCTGATACTAAGAAGGTATTTACAGGAGATATTCGAGAGCCGATTATTTCAGAGTTCTACAGCCCTGATTTTGGCAGGCATACTGAAGAATATAGGGGTAAGATTACCTCAAATACAGTACTTCGCAATGAGGAGCCACATGTTCCGAAGCTTAGGTGTCGGGTGAGCATGCCTGTGTATATTGTTGCGAGTTTtgtgaatttgaaatttgaactgCCTGCTGAATCCATATTTGACGTGGGATATAAATGAAAACAGCTTCTTATGCTTGGCAGTCATAGAGATTCTGTGATCTGTAATCATATTTGCTATGCCTGTCTATCTCTTCAGGTTATTGGAGCATATGTTgaaaaacttggatcaaaatcaTTTGCAGTTTATTCAATCGCTGTGACAGATGCCGAAAACAGAACTTGGTTTGTTAAAAGAAGGTTTTTTTCTCACGCAACTTCTTATACATATTTGTGTGTGTTAAATGAGAAAGTCATTTGTTTAAGGGCCTTTTCTTAGTTAATTCCCTTAGATATTTTAAAGTCTTTATAGTTTTAAACCAGAACGTAGTCATCACAAGAGAGCAATTGAAAGCTCTGGTAActtgttttattttcttctctaattgttcatttgattttttttttttaatcttcagATACAGGAATTTTGAACGGTTGCATCGACATCTTAAAGAAATTCCTAATTATACATTACACTTGCCTCCCAAAAGGATATTTTCGTCAAGCACCGAGGACACTTTTGTTCACCAGCGTTGCATTCAGCTTGACAAGTATCTAGAAGTAATTTACTTCCTGACCTTTCTTTATTGTAGGATGTTTACTTTTAAACCTGAGCTTCAATTAAGTTTGCTTTTTGCAGGATCTGTTGTCTATAGCTAATGTGGCTGAACAACATGAAGTGTGGGACTTTTTAAGTGTTTCCTCAAAGGTATGTATCTTGTTCGCATCAAATTGGGTGCTATTGTGTTTTTTTACGGATGAATGACATCTCATTCTATTTGTGGTTGTCATTTGGTATTGAAGAATTACTCTTTTGGAAAATCTTCATCAGTGATGAGAACCCTTGCAGGTATGTTATTTCTGTTTCTGGTTATCATGCTGTTCTTGCATACAATAACTCTTTTTATTCAGATTATTTCCCGACCATTTCTGATTCTCTTGTGTATGAACAGTCAATGTGGACGATGCTGCTGATGATATTGTACGCCAATTTAGAGGAGTATCAGATGGCGTAATGTGCAAAGCTGTTGATTTGTCTTCTCCCCCTAGTGAAGCCTCTTCTTCAGTCACTGGCAGGACCTTGTCATGGAGTGCTGATGAGATTGCTAAAGACATTTCAAGGCAAAGTAACTTGGAGACAGTGCATAGTGCTTCTGATAACGAAGAAGGTGATAAAGATAGTAGCCATGGTCATGAGGATGATAGATCTGGTTCCCAAGGCCATGGTTGGCATCCAGACTTTGAGTTGAACACAAGTTTGCCTCCAAGGGTGATAGAGCATAGTGGAGAGTCTGGTAATTTAGTCTCTGAGAAACATAATTTAGGTGTTAAAACTGAATTGCTTGGCCAGCAAGGTTCTCCTGCAATAAAATTCCCCACAACCTCAAGCCATATGGAGGATCCAGTTGGAATGCCCCCGGAGGTATCATTCTTTATCTCAATTGTTTTCTTGTGAGAGTACTCttctaaactgagaacttttgcAACTTGGTCAATAAAATTTTGGATTGCATTCATAAGAATCTCAACCAAAAGTGAGTATCATTACAAGGAAAATAAGTTTCTTTGTTGGTTGCACCTATTCTCTAGCTACCGCAACCTTTCATTTGGTGTCTATCTGGCTGTGGCCCATTGCTATTGTTAGTGATCTTTTGGTTGAATAGTTTCAGCTTATTTAAGCTTACACCATTTTTGaagatctcttttctttttttttttctttcacttgtAATATTTGAATGTTCACAATTGATTTTTTTTGCAGTGGGCACCTCCTAACATGAGCGTGCCTTTGCTGAATCTAGTTGATAATGTGTTTCAGCTTAAGAGAAGAGGCTGGCTAAGGTGAGCTAATTTTTCCTCATTTCCATAATTGTAgattaattaattgctaaaatGCCATATTCTACCATTTGGTAATTATAAAGATCATCCTAAAAATAATATTGTACCTGGACTTTGGTGTTTCTAATGTTTGTTTTCCTAGCATAAGATTGGTTGATGTGGTGAGCTGATTACCCATCTCAGAACTAACAATTACTACATCTTTTCTGTTCTATCTTTTATGAGAAGTTAGTCTTGCGTCTTATAACTACTTTGTCTGTTCTGAAACAGGCTGCATGATAAAACACTAACTTTGCATGGCTTTAGAGGCATTAGTCTGCTGCCATTGTTTAGTTATACTTCAagctttttcctggtttcctttT contains:
- the LOC108461126 gene encoding uncharacterized protein LOC108461126, translated to MKSMETIQDLIEDAKVRTVWWALATFVVTYSLTHTSTSMWMNLPIAILIVAGLRILSNEVEFKWKVKSVRVLSYLSHLEKKQLSVNDSRLSSSPPPLKWKRKIDSPMVEAALNELIDKILRDFVVDLWYSEITPDREAPELMRDVILDAIGEISGRAKEINLVDLLTRDIVDLIGDHLDLFRRNQAAIGVDVMVTLSSEERDERLKHHLMVSEELHPALISPESEYKVIQRLIGGVLAVVLRPREAQCPLVRTIAREIVTCLVVQPLLNLANPGCINEVIEYVLLAINDGMIKVVEGFDQSSVEIRGDDSSSCKIASFNSQGTDLTLARLDDQKETYSDSNRCEEESVQPRPADWARKLEAATQRRTEVLAPENLENMWTKGRNYKKEEKKYVNARFQEAIPRGSVTKSAVLTGYPGSEISTNNVGTSTGSEEKLVMQTMPGLNLDAQLFDGNTAGTQLASEFNNSSSFGGDHHINNFNDASEQSADGNKSRLKRSSSSSDLNVEPDTKKVFTGDIREPIISEFYSPDFGRHTEEYRGKITSNTVLRNEEPHVPKLRCRVIGAYVEKLGSKSFAVYSIAVTDAENRTWFVKRRYRNFERLHRHLKEIPNYTLHLPPKRIFSSSTEDTFVHQRCIQLDKYLEDLLSIANVAEQHEVWDFLSVSSKNYSFGKSSSVMRTLAVNVDDAADDIVRQFRGVSDGVMCKAVDLSSPPSEASSSVTGRTLSWSADEIAKDISRQSNLETVHSASDNEEGDKDSSHGHEDDRSGSQGHGWHPDFELNTSLPPRVIEHSGESGNLVSEKHNLGVKTELLGQQGSPAIKFPTTSSHMEDPVGMPPEWAPPNMSVPLLNLVDNVFQLKRRGWLRRQVFWISKQILQLVMEDAIDDWLLRQIYWLRREDTIALGIRWIQDILWPGGTFFTKAGNIQGKFENTQPNQTPSQNFSQFGGGNVNKPGSFEEQLEAARRASNIKKMLFDGAPTALVSLIGHKQYRRCARDIYFFTQSTICVKQLAYAILELVIISVFPELRDLVVDLHGKKHIKVA